The genomic region TCGTTAATTTGTGGAATTTAATAGTGTCATCAAGAAAACACCCTGAGTTTGATTTTCAACAAATAGAGTTTTCTTGCTGACACCATTTTTCAGATCAGGAGCAATATGAACAGTATATATTCACTGCCTTATGTATTCATCATTTCAGGAGGACAGCATCAGGGAAAAACCACCTATGTGACTGATCTGGTTAAGCTGCTTAGTGAAAACGGCTATAAAACCGGAGGTTTTGTAGCGCCCGGAATATTTGAAAACAATCACCGTGTATCCTTTCAAATAATGGATTTAAAAACTGGGATCACCATGCCGCTATGCTCACTTAATGAAAGTAGCGGGGAAAGAGTCGGACCATTTTCATTTTCAGAAGAAGGGCTGAATTTTGGAAAGCAGTTGCTCAGTGCGGAAAATCTTTTGGAATGTGATTTTGTTGTGATTGATGAGGTTGGCCCGTTTGAGCTCAAGGGAAAAGGCTGGAGCTCATCAATCGAAAAACTGATGCAGTCCGGTGGTCATTTTAAAATGATCTGGGTTGTTCGCAAACCTGTTATCGAAAAAGTTCTGAAA from Bacteroidales bacterium harbors:
- a CDS encoding DUF2478 domain-containing protein — its product is MNSIYSLPYVFIISGGQHQGKTTYVTDLVKLLSENGYKTGGFVAPGIFENNHRVSFQIMDLKTGITMPLCSLNESSGERVGPFSFSEEGLNFGKQLLSAENLLECDFVVIDEVGPFELKGKGWSSSIEKLMQSGGHFKMIWVVRKPVIEKVLKKFRVKDFNLIDISTVSVADALEILTGHS